In Deltaproteobacteria bacterium, the genomic stretch GAATTATAAAAAGGCTATTTTTTTTAATAAACAGTTAGTTCTGTATTCAAATGATTCAGAAGAAAGAATTAAAGCACAAAAAGAAATATCCTATATTAATTTTGATAATTTACAAAATTATCAACAGTCCATTATTGAATTTAATAAATTATTACAAATGACGGAAAAAGATTCTGACATAGCCACATATAAACTCACTATTGCAAGAGCATTTTTTTATCTTAATAATTTTAATCAGGCCCAAAGTGAAATCAATGAAGCCTCTCGTTTGAAAATACCAGACGAAATCATGTTTGATCTTTTAATTTTAAATGGAAATATTTTGGTTGCTCAAAAAAAATTTCCTAAAGCCATCATTGTTTATAATGATATTTTAAAAAAATTTCCTATGTTGTCGCAAAAAGAAAATGTGAAATTAACTTTAGCTGTTTGTTATGAAGAAAACCTTCAATTTAAAGAATCTATTGAAATTTTAGAAAAGCTAAAAGATATTTATAAACCACCAGAATATATTGAGTTAAGAATTAAAAAGCTAAAAGAACGGCTAAAAAATTTACCTGGAGCCAAAGGATTATATAGAAAATGAATAAGTATATTTTATTTGTAGGAATAGGATTTGAACTTATAGGATTGATTATAGGTGCCCTTGTTCTTTCTGCTTGGTTAGAAGAAAAATACCCTTCCAAGGGGACCCTTACAGCAGGCCTTGTTGTTTTGGCTTTAATAGGTTGGTTTATACATATTTTTATTCTTTTAAAAAATATTGAAAACCAAGGAAAAAAAGGTAATTAGAGTGCTTAAGCGAAGTGGTTTTAAGCCAAAACAGAATAATAAGTTTATTGACAGATTTTTAAAAACAACAAGCTATATCCTTTTGTCGCAGATAGTTCTTAGTATTTTTTTTATAAGCTTTCTAAGGACTCATTTGCTATCTTTTATACTTGGGGGATTGATTGCCTACTTAAACTTTGTCGTTTTAACCATTCTTTGGAACTTGATAATTTTTAAAAAAAGAGTTGCCCCTCCGCTCATAGTTGTTGTAATAAAGTATGGAATTTTGATTTATCTTTTTTTAAAAATACCTCAAATAAACTGGATCAACCAAAATGATTTAGTTTATGGGATTCTGATGAATCCAGCAGCTATCATACTGGGTGGGTTTTTTCTTAAAGATAAGAAAAGCAGATAACTAAGGAATTAAAATGTCTTTTAATTGGACCCAGTTGGTCGTCGGTCATGAAAATGCGCACATAGCAACCTTAGGCTTGGCCAGCCTAGCAAGCATTGGTCTTGGCCTGGCAGCTAGAAAGCAATTAGGGTCTGGTGAGTCCGCGGTTATTCCCGCTGGAAAATTTTCATTAAGAGGTCTTTTTGAACTTAATGTTGAATTTATCGATAAATTGGCAAATTCAATAATTGGTCGCGAGGGACATAAATATGTGCCTTATTTCTCTGCCTTGTTTGGATTTATTTTCTTGAATAATTTAATAGGAGTTATTCCAGGAATGACCCCGGCAACTGAAAACATCAATACCACATTTGCATTTGGCGTTTTCTCCTTTTTAACGTATAATTTAATTGGATTAAAAAAAGGTGGCGCTCATTATTTAGCACACTTTTTAGGTCCGATTTGGTGGTTAGCCCCATTGATGTTAGTTATCGAACTGATTGCACATCTTATTCGTCCGTTAACTT encodes the following:
- the atpB gene encoding F0F1 ATP synthase subunit A, with protein sequence MSFNWTQLVVGHENAHIATLGLASLASIGLGLAARKQLGSGESAVIPAGKFSLRGLFELNVEFIDKLANSIIGREGHKYVPYFSALFGFIFLNNLIGVIPGMTPATENINTTFAFGVFSFLTYNLIGLKKGGAHYLAHFLGPIWWLAPLMLVIELIAHLIRPLTLGLRLANVMTGDHTVLSVFLSIVPYPILIPIPFYILGLLVCFIQAFVFTLLSMVYVALAQASDH